From Chitinispirillum alkaliphilum, one genomic window encodes:
- a CDS encoding Glycerol-3-phosphate acyltransferase, with the protein MKDYHKSVMSVSESVARFFDTVFSRVHIDGPDLDAERIQKNPLMIVSTHRSHIDYFFVGKMMYFKGFTNLRFAAGDNLTKLPIIGPRFRNFGAFTVSRGKGFLRNYVRKLCNDVITMMKGGDIVLVFPEGGRSYTGNTLEIRGGILNSAILLQARNPDLDVRILPMSISYECAPDVPWFPMLLKGKRLREKTNPLPKRLLGNIYYYGADLMAFIPIFFYRLFRRNYGEIYSDYQEPVCVKELVDIEKNKNSDAKDEFFAHRESLDQLSEKVFERFVSLYRILPLHLVAKGLSGVEKGSTIDIDLVEKSVLRFRDQAVRENLNVKSVVDLTAPEIVKRGFEQLEKYKAIKRGKTFCRMKNPEIIKYCAAALKIPGEEKLT; encoded by the coding sequence ATGAAAGATTACCATAAATCTGTTATGAGTGTCAGTGAGAGTGTTGCCCGGTTTTTCGATACCGTTTTTTCCAGGGTGCACATTGATGGTCCAGATCTTGACGCTGAGCGAATCCAGAAAAACCCCCTCATGATCGTCAGCACCCATCGAAGTCACATTGACTATTTCTTTGTCGGTAAAATGATGTATTTCAAGGGATTCACAAACCTGCGGTTTGCTGCGGGGGACAATCTTACAAAGCTACCGATAATCGGACCACGTTTCAGGAATTTTGGGGCATTCACTGTCTCAAGGGGGAAAGGTTTTCTGCGTAATTATGTAAGAAAACTTTGTAACGATGTAATAACTATGATGAAGGGGGGGGATATTGTTCTGGTTTTCCCTGAAGGCGGGCGCAGCTATACAGGGAACACGCTGGAAATCAGGGGCGGTATTCTTAACTCCGCGATTCTCCTCCAGGCAAGAAACCCGGATCTGGATGTCAGAATTCTTCCTATGTCAATATCCTATGAGTGCGCACCCGATGTCCCCTGGTTCCCGATGTTACTCAAAGGTAAAAGACTGAGGGAGAAAACAAATCCTCTGCCCAAAAGATTGTTGGGGAATATCTACTATTATGGTGCGGATCTGATGGCATTCATTCCGATTTTCTTTTATCGGTTGTTTAGAAGAAATTATGGTGAGATATATAGCGATTATCAGGAACCGGTTTGCGTTAAGGAACTGGTAGATATTGAGAAAAACAAAAATAGTGATGCAAAGGATGAGTTTTTTGCTCACAGGGAATCACTCGACCAGCTTAGCGAAAAGGTTTTTGAACGGTTTGTTTCACTTTACAGAATTCTGCCACTCCATCTCGTGGCAAAGGGGTTGAGTGGTGTAGAGAAGGGAAGCACGATAGATATTGACCTTGTAGAAAAATCTGTACTCAGGTTCCGGGATCAGGCGGTTAGGGAAAATCTGAATGTAAAATCCGTTGTCGACCTGACAGCTCCTGAGATTGTGAAAAGAGGCTTTGAACAGCTCGAAAAATACAAGGCTATAAAAAGAGGCAAAACTTTTTGCAGAATGAAAAATCCCGAGATTATTAAATACTGTGCTGCTGCATTGAAAATTCCCGGGGAGGAAAAATTAACATGA
- a CDS encoding ABC transporter, permease component, with translation MKDSKTDKFIEAPPFLDRTWIESSPLIQGRHDVKTIIDLSKTEKIDSAGICFIKLLQKMHSDANGKLVLRNVSPQILREFTSRDSKEKAPEKKRGGFFLSVGNSTVKGISSAVQALSVLVEMLYWGSIGLIYRKDFKKGGFGEQMYQLGFRAFLIVTLLSFLVGVVLALQTAIQLKVYGAGVFLAPVIGITMVRELGPLLTAVILSGRTGSATTAEIATMSVGEELDALQTMGINPVQFVVVPKFWAISITMPLLSGLATAAGILGGFFVALMYLDITPALYWSELIKHLHFRDVFAGFFKSLVFSWLIVWTGAYYGLRVKGGAEAVGKETTSSVVTGIFIIIVVNAIFSFFL, from the coding sequence ATGAAGGATTCCAAAACCGATAAATTTATAGAAGCACCTCCGTTTCTCGACCGCACATGGATAGAATCAAGTCCACTGATCCAAGGGCGCCATGATGTTAAGACAATTATAGACCTGTCCAAAACCGAAAAGATCGATTCTGCAGGCATCTGCTTCATTAAACTGCTGCAAAAAATGCACTCCGATGCCAATGGCAAACTGGTTCTCAGAAACGTTTCTCCCCAAATCCTTCGGGAGTTTACCTCCCGGGATTCAAAAGAGAAAGCCCCTGAAAAAAAGAGGGGTGGCTTTTTCTTATCGGTTGGAAACAGTACGGTAAAGGGTATCTCTTCGGCTGTTCAGGCGTTATCGGTTTTGGTGGAGATGCTTTATTGGGGAAGCATAGGCCTGATTTATCGCAAGGATTTCAAAAAGGGTGGCTTTGGAGAGCAGATGTACCAGCTTGGCTTCAGAGCATTTTTGATTGTCACCCTTCTCTCATTTTTGGTCGGGGTGGTGCTGGCACTCCAAACGGCGATCCAACTGAAGGTCTATGGTGCGGGAGTTTTTCTGGCGCCTGTTATTGGGATAACCATGGTAAGGGAGCTTGGGCCATTGCTAACAGCGGTAATATTGTCGGGGCGGACTGGAAGTGCCACTACAGCAGAAATTGCCACAATGAGCGTTGGCGAGGAGCTTGATGCCCTTCAGACCATGGGAATCAACCCTGTGCAATTCGTAGTGGTGCCAAAGTTCTGGGCCATTTCTATCACAATGCCACTTCTTTCCGGCCTTGCTACCGCAGCCGGAATACTGGGAGGTTTTTTTGTGGCTTTAATGTACCTTGACATAACACCGGCTCTATACTGGAGCGAATTAATCAAACATCTCCATTTCAGGGACGTCTTTGCAGGTTTTTTCAAATCATTGGTGTTCTCATGGCTAATAGTCTGGACCGGTGCATATTATGGTCTGAGGGTCAAAGGTGGTGCGGAGGCTGTTGGCAAGGAGACAACCTCCAGTGTAGTGACAGGGATATTCATAATTATAGTCGTAAATGCGATTTTTTCATTTTTCCTGTGA
- a CDS encoding diguanylate cyclase/phosphodiesterase (GGDEF & EAL domains) with PAS/PAC sensor, giving the protein MSENTKTFSTSLSREARFQKEMQLDSALLEILTAERKGSMAEKRALLRLRKKMKGQIYVEAIYLLAHIIVENAEKAQEMFQNIIEQRHKLQTALQRHVSIQVAALDYLQNVCNILQKPTILETDKYEEFCYRSTFDNTTQAFEKDLLDADLDLEIENAKVFGTTFSLLFIDIDNLKLINDSFGHQTGTKSIQFISESIRNNLRNYDSVYRYGGDEFVVLLPRCTQSEAFNTARRILDLINRKSSALHPLHVSVSIGSATFDNDSITEKPDLISAADTALYEAKRSGKNNIRVYVKKHSTGHQSEKKRTPAF; this is encoded by the coding sequence ATGAGCGAAAATACAAAAACTTTCTCAACTTCACTTTCCCGGGAAGCGCGTTTTCAAAAGGAGATGCAGCTTGACTCTGCCCTGCTTGAAATTCTTACCGCAGAGCGCAAGGGGTCCATGGCAGAAAAACGCGCTTTGCTGAGGCTTAGAAAAAAAATGAAGGGACAGATATATGTTGAAGCGATTTATCTTCTGGCACATATAATTGTCGAAAATGCAGAAAAAGCACAGGAAATGTTTCAAAACATAATTGAACAAAGACATAAGCTCCAAACAGCATTACAGCGTCATGTCAGTATTCAGGTCGCAGCTCTTGATTATCTTCAGAATGTGTGCAATATTCTTCAAAAACCAACTATTCTGGAAACAGATAAATATGAGGAGTTTTGCTACAGATCCACCTTCGATAATACAACTCAGGCTTTTGAAAAAGATCTTCTGGATGCAGATCTGGATCTGGAGATTGAAAATGCAAAAGTTTTTGGCACTACATTCTCTCTGCTCTTCATCGATATTGATAATCTGAAACTGATCAACGATTCCTTCGGGCACCAGACTGGCACAAAGAGCATCCAGTTTATCAGTGAATCGATCAGAAACAACCTGCGTAATTACGATTCAGTGTACAGATATGGAGGGGATGAGTTTGTGGTGCTGCTGCCACGCTGCACACAATCTGAAGCATTCAATACCGCAAGACGAATACTTGATCTGATTAACAGAAAATCTTCTGCATTACACCCGTTGCATGTTAGTGTCAGTATCGGGTCTGCCACCTTTGACAACGATTCCATCACAGAAAAGCCTGATCTGATCAGTGCTGCAGATACAGCTCTTTATGAGGCAAAAAGGAGCGGGAAAAACAACATCAGAGTGTACGTTAAGAAACATTCTACTGGTCATCAATCAGAAAAAAAGAGAACACCTGCGTTCTGA